Proteins encoded by one window of Drosophila melanogaster chromosome X:
- the spdi gene encoding split discs, isoform A: MTSLAAVPQASATGSSSNSNINNNNALAALQDGGAAAAAAADFYQQLAAAATATATATSANGSNTSADSPVSSFPAAAAAVAVAAVAASSYQQQQQQQQLLNNEQQQQQLLEANNKMQELHKQMERFRSEQMQLETRITELLPYQSEVAKLKGDLVKMQSLQEKSQMEIGNLKYENESLRNRLRDVVNSPLSDAEKHQIIQDSQRLHSSAPASIALPSTHDAHDGTPCLTPDWDKQSSSSEISVACLQDKIIQMEETHYSTNEELQATLQELADLQTQLTDTQTENERLAEEKDVLFQSLCRQTEKLNESRTQISTLQELLLRDTKQPAPEVSASEREQKLLDLIKTSQEEREAVLLKQEELGAELAEMKQAREAGQLELQRQRERIALLDSQLDAANAERRQGEAQFSQAMEEISQRAIEISRLSTLLENARSKIEELEADLSRGDKTDLSEVLDVARKEKDALEERVAELQDQCSRSQAELRRLRDQLSGLTEECKVVKNNAKCAVSHLEYRLEQLQRDKDKIAGEWQALEERVAELQVQCKCHQEDKAQLQSLLAETQRHLGDVQLKLGEAECRLDQETQLRRKEAEEWQQFQADLLMTVRVANDFKTEALSAREQLVLDNKTQKEKIRLLEQQLEKLTKQQMQQSETPQSVLSTVQREMEMATRRSKLSFSRQDSRLSVKTLIESIENNKAQGKADESESHYSSTSSLNSGTPDLGTTPIIFPPSSDWHESIRLPVLQSTNLHVNVGNEVGAGQGTNTSSGSGGDLASTTKATLPLRDQQQLAITSTQSQVQNVSQPSTPATPSSAGSSSSGGLPFGNVSKSFISGERKDPLNMLAKNGGSKRNALLKWCQNKTVGYRNIDITNFSSSWNDGLAFCAILHSYLPDRIPYDQLTPANKRRNFSLAFAAAESVGIGTTLNINDMCQIERPDWMQVMSYVTAVYKYFET; the protein is encoded by the exons ATGACTTCCCTGGCAGCAGTGCCGCAGGCTTCAGCGACTGGGAGCTCCAGCAATAGCAACATCAATAACAACAACGCATTGGCCGCACTACAAGATGGTggcgctgctgccgccgctgctgcagatTTCTACCAGCAactagcagcagcagcaacggccACTGCAACAGCAACGTCGGCGAACGGCAGCAACACCAGTGCTGATAGTCCGGTCAGCTCTTTtcccgcagcagcagctgccgttgctgttgccgctgtgGCAGCAAGCAGctaccagcaacagcagcagcaacagcaactccTCAACAacgaacagcagcaacagcaactccTAGAG GCTAACAATAAAATGCAGGAGCTGCACAAACAGATGGAGAGATTCAGAAGCGAGCAAATGCAACTGGAGACACGCATCACGGAGCTGTTGCCATACCAAAGCGAGGTGGCCAAGCTGAAGGGCGATCTGGTTAAGATGCAG AGTCTACAGGAAAAGTCCCAGATGGAAATCGGCAATTTGAAATACGAGAATGAATCTCTGCGCAATCGACTGCGGGACGTAGTAAACTCACCGCTGTCGGATGCGGAGAAGCACCAGATCATTCAAGACTCGCAGCGGCTGCACAGTTCAGCGCCCGCTTCAATAGCCCTGCCCAGT ACACACGATGCGCATGATGGCACACCCTGCCTCACTCCCGACTGGGATAAACAGTCATCCTCCAGCGAGATCTCTGTAGCCTGCCTGCAAGACAAGATCATTCAAATGGAGGAGACACACTACTCCACTAACGAGGAGCTACAGGCTACGTTGCAGGAGCTGGCGGACTTGCAAACCCAGCTGACGGATACGCAGACGGAGAACGAGCGTCTGGCCGAGGAGAAGGATGTGCTCTTCCAGTCGCTATGCCGACAGACGGAAAAGCTAAATGAATCGCGTACGCAGATCAGCACGCTGCAAGAGCTGTTACTTCGGGATACCAAACAGCCTGCACCCGAAGTAAGTGCTTCGGAGAGGGAGCAGAAGCTTCTGGACCTGATCAAGACATCACAGGAGGAGCGCGAGGCAGTTTTGCTCAAGCAGGAGGAACTGGGAGCTGAGCTGGCGGAAATGAAACAGGCCCGGGAAGCTGGCCAACTGGAACTGCAGCGCCAGAGGGAACGAATTGCCCTCCTGGATTCTCAGTTGGATGCAGCAAACGCAGAGCGGCGGCAAGGAGAGGCTCAATTTTCGCAGGCCATGGAAGAGATTTCGCAGAGGGCCATCGAAATCAGTCGATTGAGCACTCTTCTGGAGAATGCGCGCTCAAAAATCGAGGAGCTAGAAGCAGATTTGTCCAGAGGAGACAAGACAGACCTGAGCGAAGTGCTGGATGTGGCCAGAAAGGAGAAGGATGCCCTAGAAGAGCGTGTGGCTGAGTTACAAGATCAGTGCTCTCGCAGCCAAGCTGAGCTGAGAAGACTACGTGATCAGCTATCCGGGCTAACTGAGGAATGCAAAGTAGTTAAGAATAACGCCAAGTGTGCGGTCTCCCACCTTGAATACCGCTTAGAGCAGCTCCAACGTGACAAGGACAAAATAGCTGGCGAATGGCAGGCCCTAGAGGAACGCGTGGCCGAACTGCAGGTTCAGTGCAAATGCCATCAGGAAGACAAGGCCCAGTTGCAATCTCTGCTAGCTGAAACTCAGCGCCATCTGGGCGACGTTCAACTGAAGCTGGGTGAGGCAGAGTGTAGACTCGACCAGGAGACGCAGCTGCGGCGCAAGGAGGCCGAGGAGTGGCAGCAGTTCCAGGCCGACCTTCTCATGACTGTGCGAGTGGCCAACGACTTTAAGACTGAGGCGCTCAGCGCCCGGGAGCAGCTAGTTCTCGACAACAAGACGCAGAAAGAAAAGATCAGACTGTTGGAGCAGCAGCTTGAAAAACTTACCAAACAGC AAATGCAACAGTCGGAGACTCCGCAGTCCGTGCTGTCCACAGTTCAGCGTGAGATGGAGATGGCCACACGACGCAGCAAGCTTAGCTTCAGCCGACAGGATTCGCGGCTCTCCGTCAAAACGCTCATTGAGAGTATTGAGAATAACAAAGCG CAGGGCAAAGCCGACGAGTCGGAATCCCACTACAGCTCGACGTCCAGCCTAAACAGCGGGACTCCTGACCTGGGCACTACGCCCATCATCTTTCCTCCCTCCAGTGACTGGCATGAGAGC ATTCGGTTGCCTGTGCTGCAGAGCACCAACTTGCACGTAAACGTCGGCAACGAAGTTGGTGCCGGACAGGGAACCAATACTTCATCTGGCAGCGGAGGAGATTTAGCTAGCACTACCAAAGCCACTTTGCCGCTGCGCGATCAACAACAGCTTGCGATAACATCTACCCAAAGCCAGGTACAGAACGTCTCCCAACCTTCTACGCCGGCCACGCCCAGCAGCGCGGGCAGCAGCAGTAGCGGCGGGTTGCCATTTGGTAACGTCTCAAAGTCATTTATCAGCG GCGAACGCAAGGACCCGCTTAACATGCTGGCCAAGAACGGGGGTTCGAAGCGCAACGCCTTGTTGAAGTGgtgccaaaacaaaacagtgGGCTACCGTAACATCGACATCACCAACTTCAGCTCGTCGTGGAACGATGGGTTAGCTTTTTGTGCTATCTTACACTCGTATTTGCCGGATCGCATTCCGTACGATCAGCTGACTCCCGCCAACAAGCGGCGCAACTTTTCGCTGGCATTTGCGGCTGCCGAGTCCGTGGGAATCGGCACAACACTG AATATCAATGATATGTGTCAGATCGAACGACCGGACTGGATGCAGGTGATGTCCTATGTGACGGCAGTCTACAAATACTTTGAGACCTAG